The following nucleotide sequence is from Saccharothrix texasensis.
GCACGTGGCGAGCGAGGCCCCTGCGCAGTACCCCAGCACCGCGCGCACCGGGCGGCCGGTCGCCGCCGCGTCGGCCACCCACCGGTTGACGCACGCGTCGAGCGGCCCCGGACCCGGTTCGGCCAGGTGCAGGAAGCAGGCGTCCGCCGGGACGCCGGACGCCAGGTCCCCGAACCCCGCCGCGGCCCGCCCACCCGGGAAGTCGAGGCACAGCACGAGGTCCGGTCCGCGATCGGACAGCTGCCGCCAGTGCGTCAGTTCCACGGCCGGACCTCCTGGGTGTCCACGGCCGCCGCCAGCGCCCGGTAGTCGACCTTGCCTCCGGGCGTCTGGGGCAGGCGGTCGACGTGGCGGACCGCCACGTGCCGGCTCGGCACCCCCAGCACCTCGGCCACCCGCCGCCGCTGCTGCTCGTGCACGTCCGGGTCGCCCGCCCCGAACAGGTACACCACGTCGTCGTCGCCGCGGACCACGGCGGACGGGTGGTCGGACCGCTCGACCACGCGCTCCAGGTCGTCCAGGCTCGTGCGGACGCCGAGCACCTTCACGATCCGCTTGGTGCGCCCGGTCAGGTAGAGGTAGCCGTCGCGCAGGTAGCCGAGGTCGCCCGTGTCCAGGACGTCCACCTCGGGGCCTCGGGCGAGGTCGTCGCGACCGGTCGCGTAGCCGAGCATCACACCGGGACCGCGGTAGTGCACGGCGCCCTCGCCGGGTGCGGCCCGGTGGTGCGCCTCGGCCGGCGCGATGGTGATGACGCCGCCGGCCACGGCCTTCCCGACCGAGCCGAGGCGGTCCGGCAGGGCCGCCGGGTCCAGGCACGTGATCCGCGAGGTGGCCTCGGTCTGGCCGTACATGGGGAAGAACCGGCCCTGCCGCCGCTGCATCATCCGCACCAGCCGCATCGTCAGTTCGTCGCCGAGCCGTGCGCCCGACTGGGTCATCGTGCGGATCTCCGAGCGTTCCAACAGGTTCAGGTGCGCTGGGCCGAACGCCGCGTAGGTCGTCGGCACGGCGGCGAACGACGTGGCCCCCGCCCTGGTCAGGTGGTCCCACATGGCCAGTGAGAGCGGCGTCCGGTCGCTCAGCACGATGCCGGCGCCGGACCGCAGGTGGCTGTTGAGCACCGATAAGCCATAGGCATGGGTGATGGGAAGGGTGGTCGGCGCGCGTTCCGCGGCGGTGATGCGCAATGCGCGGGCGATGGCATCGGAGTTGTCGGCCACGCCGTCGTACGACAGCCGCACCGCTTTGGGGCTCCCCGTCGTCCCGGACGTCGACAGCAGCAGCGCGGTGTCCGGGAAGATGTCACCCGCCGGTCCCGTCGAACGCCTGCGGAAGACGTGCGAACGTCCCACCTGTTCGTCGGGCAGGTAGCCGAGATCGGCCAGGTGCGTTCCACCGGCCGGGCCCGGCACGACGAACTCCGGTTGGTACGCCGCGAGGATCTCGGCCGAGGCGGGCAGGAACGCGACCGCGTGGCCGAGCCGCAGCGCGGCCAGGTAGGCGAGCAGGGTGGGCAGGTCGCGGTCTCCCGCGCACAGCACCAACGCCTTGGTGTCGTGGCGCAGGGACCGCTCGACCTCGCGGACCAGCTCGGCCAGCTCGTCGTAGGACAACGTCCGCCCGCCGAGGAGGTGGACGGCAGGGGACCGCGGCGGCGCCTCTTCGTGCGTCACGAGGTCGAGCATCGCCGAGGGCATGGCGCACATTCTGCGGCCGTTGCGGACCGCGGTCCATAGTCCGTATTCGGTACGGGATCGCGCTTGACGGCCTCGACCCCGGTGGTGCAGATTCCCGTTGACCTCCCGGAGAGCGGAAGTGCCGTCATGAATTCTGAGATCCGCCAGTTCCTTTTCGACTCGTTGACGGTCATGAAGTACAGCACCGCCGACATGGACGACGACACGGTGCTGGGCCCGGCGGGCGCCGACCTCGAATCGCTCGCCCTGGCCGAGCTCTCCCTGCGGGTGGAGGACCACTTCGGCGTCCGGTTCGACGAGGACGAGGCCGAGCGGTTCGCCGCCATGACGGTCGGCGAGTTCTGCGCCGAGGTGGCCCGACGCGCGCAGACCGCAACGGCGACGTGAGCACGAGCGCTGCCGTGACCGGGATCGGGCTGGTCAGCCCGGTCGGCACCGCGGTCGACGAGGTCTTCGCCGCGGTCTGCGCCGGTCGGTCCGGGATCGTGCGCCCCCCGGAGGACCACCCGCTGCACGGCGTGGTCGACGCGGCCGCGATCGGGCCGTTCATCGACCCGGAAAGCGTTGTTCCGCCCAAAGACGCCCGAGTGGTCGACCGTTCGATCGTGATGGCCGTGCGGGCCGCGGGCGACGCCCTGGCCGACGCCGGGATCGAGGTCGGCCGGGACGTCGACCCCTACCGCGTCGCCGTCGTGCTCTCCGGGGTCGGTGGCCTCGGCACGCTCGCGGACCAGGCGGTCGAGCGGTCACGGCGCGGGCGCCTGGGCGTGAGCCCGTTCCTGCTGCCCGGCGTGCTGCCGAACATGGCGGCGGCCCGCGTCTCCATCAAGTTCGGCATCCGCGGCTACACGTCCTCCTCCGGCACGGCGTGCGCCGCCGGCGGCCAGTCCATCGGCGAGGCCATGCGCATCCTCCGGTCGGGCGAAGCGGACGTGGTGGTGTGCGGGTGCACCGAGGCGCCGCTGTTCCCGACGTTCGCCGACGCGTTCGGCAACGCCCTCGCCCTCGCCCGCGGCCGGTCCGACCCGACCACCGCGAGCCGCCCGTTCGACCGAGGCCGCAACGGTTTCGTGCTCGGCGAGGGCGCCGGCGTGCTCGTGCTGGAGCGGCCCGACTTCGCGCGGGCCCGCGGCGCGGCGGTGCGCGCCGAGGTGCTCGGCTGGGGTGCGACGAGCGACGCGCACCACCCGACCACGCCCCGGCCGGACGGCTCCAGCGCGGCGCAGAGCATGCGGATCGCACTTCGGGATGCCGGACTGTCCACAGGCGACATCGACTACCTCAACGCGCACGGCACCGGCACGAAGGCGGGCGACGCGGCCGAGACGGCGGCGATCCGCGGCGTGTACGGCGACGCCATGCCACCGGTCAGCTCGACCAAGGGCGTCACCGGGCACATGCTCGGCGCGTCCGGTGTGGTCGAGGCGGCGATCGGCATCGCGGCCATGCGCGAGGGCCTGATCCCACCGACCCGCAACCTGGACGACCCCGACCCGGCCTGCGACCTCAACCACGTCCTCGGCGAGCCGCTGTCGGCCCGGGTCGACGTGGTCATGTCCAACTCGTTCGGCTTCGGCGGTCACAACGTGAGCGTGATCTTCGGGAGTGCCGATGGGTGAGCGGATCGTCCAACACCGGGTCACCGTGCCGTTCTCCGGTCCCGGAGCGGGGACCGCGCCGCTGAGCTGGGGGCAGAAGACCATCCTCCAGGACATGCGCAACAGCGACTGGAGCTACAACATCAGCGGCGCGCACCACCTGCCGGCCGGCCTCACCGTCGCCGACGTCGCCGAACGCCTGAGCCGGCTCATGGGCAAGCACCCCGCGTTGAGGACGCGGTTGGGCACCGACGACGACGGCAAGCCGTGCCAGGTCGTGCACGGGTCCGGGGAGATCGACCTGGAGGTCATGACCTTCGCCGACCACCTCGACCGAGCCGACGCCGTCGACCACGGCAACAGGCTGTGGCTCAAGTGGATGGCCGCCCCGCTGGCGGAGCACACCCCGTGGCCGCTGCGCATGGGCGTGATGCAGTACCGGGGCGAAGCCGTGTACCTGGTGCTCACCCTCGGGCACCTGGTCGTCGACGGCGTGGGCGGGCTGCTGCTCATGACCGACCTCGACCTCGGCGAGCTGGTCGGCCGCCCGGTGGACCCGGACGCGGTGCGGCTCGCCGACCTCGCCCGTCGGGAGGCGACGCCGGAGCTGCGGCGGGTCAGCGACCGGGCCATGCGCTACTGGGAGGGGCACCTCCGCTCCCTGCCGCCGCTGACGTTCGGCGAGTCGGGCGCGCCGGACTACGAGGCGGGACGGCGGTGCCGGAACGTGCGGTTCGAGTCGCGCGCCGCCTACCTGGCCGTGGTCGAGATCGCCCGGCGGACCCGCACGGACACCGGACGGGTGCTGCTCGCGGTGATCGCCGCGGCGATCGCCCGGACCACCGGCGTCAACCCGCTGACCCTGCACGTGGCCGCGGGCAACCGGTACCGCCCCGGGCTGGCCGACGTCATCGGCTCGGTGGTGCAGAACGCCGTGCTCACCCTCGACCTCGACGGCACGGTCGACGACGTGATCGCGCAGGCGCGCCGGGCCACGACCGCGGCCCTGATGAACTCCTACTACGACCCCGACCAGTTGGCGGAGCTGGCCGCGCGCCTGGACGCCGAACGCGGCTACCCGGCCCGGATCACGTGCCGGATCAACGACCGGCGGTTCAGCACCAGGACCCGGGCCGACGCGGTGGCGGACGCCGCGCCCCTCACCGAGGACGAGATCAGGGCCAGGCTGCCCGAGACGTACCTCAAGTGGCACAAGTTCGTCTACCGGTGGACCGACCAGCTGTTCGTCAACATCGAGGACCACTCGGACACCGTGTACCTCCAGGTGGTCAGCGACACCGAGATCTTCCCGGCCGAGCAGGTGGAAGCGATGCTGCGCCTGGTGGAGGAGCTGGCCATCGAGGCCGCGTTCCGCGCGGACGTGCCGACCGGGACGCGGCGTGAACCTGCCGAGACCACCGCCGGGCCCCGGTGACCCCGGAGCCGGGCCCGCTCGCAGGCGTCCACTGAGGACTACCCGACCGTCACCGCGGCGAAGCAGAGGTAGCGCAGCTCCCGGTCGTAGTCGCCGACCAGCACCGTGCCCCCGCCCGCACCGGCCAGGTGCCACCACACCCCCGTGGTGGGCTGCCCGGCCGGCGCCCGGGTGTGGTCGGGACCGTCCGGCCACACCGCGGCGAGCGAGTCGCTGAGCACGACCCGCGCGCCGGGGTGGCCGGCCGACAGCTCGGCCACCCCGCGGCGGGCCAGCTCGGGCACGGCGTCGGGCTGCACGCCGGGGTGCTGGCGGACCTCGGTCACCCGGGTGCCGGGTCCCCGCTCGTAGAGCATGGCCACCCCCTGGTGCGCCGACGGTGTCGCCGCCGCCGACTCGTAGGGCAGCGCGGCCTGTTCGACCACGACCAGCAACGCCCGCCGCACGCCGTAGTCGCCGATGACGCGCAGACCGGTGAACGGCGACGCGCTGCCCTGGTCGCAGACGGCGAACGACATCGGCGTGCCGGGGCAGACGTGGCTGAGGTAGGTCGCGGTCGCCCGGCCGGGCCACACGTCGTGGATCGAGAACGCCAGCACCAGCAGGTCGACCGGCTCCGCCGCGGGCACGACCTCCGCCACCAACGCCTTCGCCATCTCGCCGTAGGACTGGCCGGACAGGCCGGTGACGGGTCCGGCGCCGAAGGGCCGGACCAGGTCCGCGAAGTAGTCGGTCACCTGCGCGCGGTGGTCGTCGTCGGCGAGGACGGCGGCGTCACCGGTGAAGCGCCTGCGCCCGGCGCGGACCAGGCGCATCACCAGGGCCGGCTGTGGCCGGCGATGAACGTGGCCAGCTCGCCGACGGTCAGCAGCTCGTCCGGGCGCATCCGCTCCACGTCGATCTGGATGCCGAGCTGCTCCTCCACCTCCAGCAGCAGCTCCAGCCCCAGCGACGAGCTGACCCCCAGCTCGTCGGCCATGTGCATGTCCTCGGTGATCGGCTCCTCGCGCCCGACCAGCCGCTTGAGCACGGTCGTCATGGCCTGGACCACGCGGTCTCGTAAGGCGACGTCGAGCTGGGCGTCGGGTGCGGTCATGTCGGCCTCCTGGGTGGGACGGGGTGTCAGTGCTGGAACACCATCGCGGAGAACGTCGCCCCGGCTCCGGCGCCGACGGTCGCGACGAGGTAGTGGTCGCCCTCGCGGAGCAGGTCGCGCTCCCGGGCGGTCCGGTAGTTGGCGAACGCGTCGGTGCAGAACAGGTGACCGTTGTCGGGCACGTTCGACAGCAGCACGCGCCGCACCGGGAAGTCCATCAGCGTGCACAGGCGCTGCCAGGTCACGACGTTCACGTTGTGCGGCAGGACCAGCCGGATGTCGTCCAGGACGAGCCCGGCGTCGGCGACCGCCCGGTTGATCACCTCGGCCAGCGACGGGCGGTACTGGCGCTGGAACTCGTCCTCCCGGTCGCCGAACTCGCCGTCGAACTCGCCGCGTTGCGCGCACACGAACGACAGCATCCGGTCGCGCCGCCCGTTGGCGCTCACCAGGCACGCGGACGCGCCCTCGCCGAACAGCGACGTGCCCGGCAGCAGCCGCGCGTGCCGGGTGAACGCCTTCTCGCCGGTCAGCACCAGCGCCAGCGCGTCGTCGTCCGGGTCGCCGGCGAGCAGCCGGCCGGCCAGGTCGACCGCGAGCAGCCCGCTCGCGCAACTCTGCTGCGTGACGGTGAAAGCCAGCGCGTGGCCGAGCCCCAGCCGGCGGCAGACGTCGTGCAGCGGGTTGTGCGGGTACGGCACGACGACCGGCATCGCCCGGCCGTGGACGACGTACCGGACCCGGTGCTCCTGACCGCGCAGCTCGGCGAGCCCCTCGGCGGCGGCGCGCAACAGCTCGGCGGACGACCGGTCCGGGTCGAACCGGACCTGGTCGAGCCCGTGGAACCGCCGGAAGAGCCTGACCTGGATGTCGGTCAGGCCGAGCGGTTCGGCCAAGTCCTCGATGGGGACGCGAAAAGCCGGTGTGTACACCGACACCGCGTCGAGAGCGGTCACACTTCGGGATCCCACCACGTCGTTCCGGGGAACGTCAATGTGTGCCACGATGTTGCGGTGTCGCGGTTTCTGCTGGTCGTGCTGCCGCTGCAAGGCCACCTCTACCCCATGCTCGCGATCGGGCAGGAACTCGCCCGCGCGGGTCACGAAGTCGTCTGGTGCGGCCCGGAGGACGTGCTGCGCCCGCTGGTCGGTCCGGATGCGACGGTGCACGCCACCGGCGCTCGCGCCTACCGCCGCTACGACGAGACGGGCATGGCCGGTGTGCGGGCGATGTGGGACGGCTACCTGATCCCGTTCACCCGCTTCACCCTCGGCCCCGTCGACGAGGCGGTGCTGGAGCACCAGCCGGACGTCGTGGTCACCGAGCAGTACGCGCTGGCCGGCGCGTTGGTGGCGCACCGGCACGGCGTGCCGTGGGCGACCCTGTGCACCGGCACGCTGGAGCTGACCCCGCCGGCCGACCTCGTCGGGTTTGAGGACTACCTGGCGGACAAGATGGCGCAGGCGGTGGCGATGGCGGGCCTGTCCGACGAGCCGATCGACCCCCGGTTCTCGCCGCACCTGGTGATCGCCCTGATGACGCCCGGGCTGGTGGGCGACGCCGTGCTGCCGGACCGCTGCGTGCTCACCGGCGCGGCGCTGGGCGCCAGGCCGAACGCGCCCGACTTCCCCTGGCACCTCTGGGATCCGGACCGCAGGCACGTGCTGGTCACGGTCGGCACGCTGGTCGGCCACATGATCGGCGACTTCTACGACCGGGCGGCGGCGGTGCTCGCACCCATGGCGGACGAGGTGCAGGCGATCTTCGTGACCTCCGGCGTGGCCGCGGAGTCCTTCCCGGCCAACGCCATCACCGCCGAGCTGGTGCCGATGCTCGAGCTGATGCCGAAGCTGGACGCCGTGGTGTGCCACGCCGGCGGCGCCGTCAACGAAGCGCTCACCTTCGGGGTCCCGATGGTCGTCGCGCCGGTGCGGGCCGAGCAGGTGGCGCTGGCGCGGCAGGTCGCCCGGTCGGGCGCGGGCATCGAGGTGTCGGTCCTCGACGTCACGGTGGCCGAGCTGGACGCCGCGCTGCGGGCGGTGCTCGACGGGCCGGACCACCGGCGCCACGCCCGGCGGATCGGCGCGGAGTTCGCCGCCGCCGGGGGAGCGGCGACGGCCGCCGCCCACCTGGTCGAGTTGGCGTCCGGCACGTGACCACACGCGAGCGAGAGGACGGTCCGGTGGACGGGTCCGGGGTGAAGGCGCTGCCGGCGGCCGAGGAGTTCGCGTGGGCCAGGCAGCGGCGGGCCGACATCCGCCGCGCGGGTGGCGTCCTGGACCTGGTGCTGCCGCTGCGCGAGGGCGGCGCCGGCCCCGCGCTCTTCTGCGCGCCGCCGCTGGTCGGTGCGAGCTGGTGCTACCTGGCGCTGCTGCCCCACCTCGCGCCCGAGCACCCGGTGCACGGCCTCCAGTTGCGCGGGCTGCGCAGGCCCGAACCGCTGCCGGTCGACCTGGCCGAGGCGGCTCGGGACTTCGCCGACCAGATCAGGCTCACCCAGCCGCACGGCCCGTACCACCTGTTCGGCTGGTCGATCGGTGGCAACACGGCGCACGCGATCGCCGAGGAGCTGGAGCGGCGCGGCCACGAAGTGGGCCTGCTCGTCATCGGCGACACGGTGCCCGGCCTGCCGAACAGCCTCAGCGTGGCCGACGACAACCTGTGGCTGGTGTGCGACTTCGTGCTCCGCGAGCTCGGCTACCAGCCGGTGGTCGAGCCGGACGACCCCGACCCGGTGCGCCGGATGCTGGAGGTCGTCCGCGGCCGGCCGGGGTTGGGCCTGCACGAGTGGCCGGACCGGCAACTGCTCGCCCTGCCGCACGTGATCAGGAACAACCTCGCGGCGGCACAACGCCACGTCCCCGGTCGGGTGCGAGGCCCGGTGCTGTTCCTCTCCGCCACCGAGGACGAGCGGAGCACCGAGTCGAAGGTGGCCTCATGGGACGATCACGTGAGCACACCGGTGGACGTGGTGGAGGTGGACTGCCTGCACGAGCACATGTTGCTGCCCGCGCCGGTCGCCCGGATCGGGGCCGCGATCTCCGCCCGCCTGGGCGGCCCGCGCGTGCCCGGGACGAACCCGAAGTCGCCCGAACCGACCGCAGGCGCACTCGAAAGCTTCATTGCCACCGGGGAACCGCGAACCTAGTCTCTGCGTAGGAGTCCGCGTCCGCCCTTCGTCCGGTTCACGAGACCTGCGGTCGGCGTAGCAGTCGACGGGACACCGCACGCCGCCCGAACCCGCACTGCCGCCGATGCGCGAACCCGCCCCGGTGGCGACAGTTCGGCGGTCCACCGTTCTCCGCAACCGGGAGGTCTCATGAGCGGGGCGAACCTGCGCACCGCGTTGGCGCAGGACATGCGGGTCGGCGCGGGCAACGTGCTGCCCATGCTGGTGGAGCACGGCGCGGACCCGGACACGCCGCGGATGACCTTCGACGTCGACGTGGACGGCATCCCCGCGTGGACCCCGCTGTCGCTGCGCGACCTGACCGAACGGGTCGCGGCACGGGCGGACTGGTTCGCCCGCAAGGGGATCGGCCGGCGCGACCCCGTCGCCGTGTTCGTCACCTCCGCGGCCGACGTGTTCCTCAACTTCTTCGCGCTCAACCACCTCGGCGCGATCCCGGCGCTGATGAACGGCGCCATGCCGATCGAGGTCGCCGCGGAGTTCGTCCGCCGGCTGCGCGGCGTCGGCGTGCTGCTCGACGCGGACCACGCGGCGTTGCGGGACCACGAACTCGGCGTGCCCGTCCTCGGTGACGCGGCGGAGACCGGCACCGGCGACCCCGAGCAGGCGCCGCCGCCCTACCGCCACCACGACGACGACCCGGTGGCGATCACGCACTCTTCGGGCACGACCCGGATGCCGACGCCGGTCGTCCACTCGCACCACAGCCTGTTCGCCGCCGTGCGCGCGGTGCGGCTCACCGAGGCCAGGCCGCACGGTCGGGTGCGCGAGCTGTCCGTGCTGCCCGCCGCGCACGCGGCCGGGATCATCGTGGTGAACCAGGCGCTGTGCAACGGCTACGAGCTGCTGTGCCTGTCCGCGCAGGGCGGCCCGTTCGAGCGCAGCGGCGAGGTGGTGCTGGACGCCATCGAGCGGTGGCGGCCGACCGGGGTGTTCGGCTTCGCCGTCACGTGGGCCGAGCTGGCCCGGTTCGACCTGTCGAAGCGCGACCTGGGCTCGGTGCGCAACTGGTCGAGCACCGGTGACTGCGCGCACGAGGCGCACATCCGGCGGTTGGTCGCGGTCGGCAGCCACCCGGTCTGGACGCCGGACGGCGTGGTGGACGAGCCGGGCTCGAAGTTCATCGACACGCTCGGCTCGACCGAGATGGGCCACAGCGCGTTCGCCATCAGCCACCGGCCCGGCAGCGACCGCTACGACCGGTGCGTCGGCAAGCCGTACCCGTTCGCCGAGGTGGCGTTGCTGGACGTGACGACGGGCGAGGAGGTGCCGGTCGGCCAGGTCGGGCAGTGCGGGCTCAAGTCGCCGA
It contains:
- a CDS encoding AMP-binding protein, with amino-acid sequence MPSAMLDLVTHEEAPPRSPAVHLLGGRTLSYDELAELVREVERSLRHDTKALVLCAGDRDLPTLLAYLAALRLGHAVAFLPASAEILAAYQPEFVVPGPAGGTHLADLGYLPDEQVGRSHVFRRRSTGPAGDIFPDTALLLSTSGTTGSPKAVRLSYDGVADNSDAIARALRITAAERAPTTLPITHAYGLSVLNSHLRSGAGIVLSDRTPLSLAMWDHLTRAGATSFAAVPTTYAAFGPAHLNLLERSEIRTMTQSGARLGDELTMRLVRMMQRRQGRFFPMYGQTEATSRITCLDPAALPDRLGSVGKAVAGGVITIAPAEAHHRAAPGEGAVHYRGPGVMLGYATGRDDLARGPEVDVLDTGDLGYLRDGYLYLTGRTKRIVKVLGVRTSLDDLERVVERSDHPSAVVRGDDDVVYLFGAGDPDVHEQQRRRVAEVLGVPSRHVAVRHVDRLPQTPGGKVDYRALAAAVDTQEVRPWN
- a CDS encoding acyl carrier protein, yielding MNSEIRQFLFDSLTVMKYSTADMDDDTVLGPAGADLESLALAELSLRVEDHFGVRFDEDEAERFAAMTVGEFCAEVARRAQTATAT
- a CDS encoding beta-ketoacyl-[acyl-carrier-protein] synthase family protein, which encodes MSTSAAVTGIGLVSPVGTAVDEVFAAVCAGRSGIVRPPEDHPLHGVVDAAAIGPFIDPESVVPPKDARVVDRSIVMAVRAAGDALADAGIEVGRDVDPYRVAVVLSGVGGLGTLADQAVERSRRGRLGVSPFLLPGVLPNMAAARVSIKFGIRGYTSSSGTACAAGGQSIGEAMRILRSGEADVVVCGCTEAPLFPTFADAFGNALALARGRSDPTTASRPFDRGRNGFVLGEGAGVLVLERPDFARARGAAVRAEVLGWGATSDAHHPTTPRPDGSSAAQSMRIALRDAGLSTGDIDYLNAHGTGTKAGDAAETAAIRGVYGDAMPPVSSTKGVTGHMLGASGVVEAAIGIAAMREGLIPPTRNLDDPDPACDLNHVLGEPLSARVDVVMSNSFGFGGHNVSVIFGSADG
- a CDS encoding condensation domain-containing protein — translated: MGERIVQHRVTVPFSGPGAGTAPLSWGQKTILQDMRNSDWSYNISGAHHLPAGLTVADVAERLSRLMGKHPALRTRLGTDDDGKPCQVVHGSGEIDLEVMTFADHLDRADAVDHGNRLWLKWMAAPLAEHTPWPLRMGVMQYRGEAVYLVLTLGHLVVDGVGGLLLMTDLDLGELVGRPVDPDAVRLADLARREATPELRRVSDRAMRYWEGHLRSLPPLTFGESGAPDYEAGRRCRNVRFESRAAYLAVVEIARRTRTDTGRVLLAVIAAAIARTTGVNPLTLHVAAGNRYRPGLADVIGSVVQNAVLTLDLDGTVDDVIAQARRATTAALMNSYYDPDQLAELAARLDAERGYPARITCRINDRRFSTRTRADAVADAAPLTEDEIRARLPETYLKWHKFVYRWTDQLFVNIEDHSDTVYLQVVSDTEIFPAEQVEAMLRLVEELAIEAAFRADVPTGTRREPAETTAGPR
- a CDS encoding 2-hydroxy-acid oxidase gives rise to the protein MMRLVRAGRRRFTGDAAVLADDDHRAQVTDYFADLVRPFGAGPVTGLSGQSYGEMAKALVAEVVPAAEPVDLLVLAFSIHDVWPGRATATYLSHVCPGTPMSFAVCDQGSASPFTGLRVIGDYGVRRALLVVVEQAALPYESAAATPSAHQGVAMLYERGPGTRVTEVRQHPGVQPDAVPELARRGVAELSAGHPGARVVLSDSLAAVWPDGPDHTRAPAGQPTTGVWWHLAGAGGGTVLVGDYDRELRYLCFAAVTVG
- a CDS encoding phosphopantetheine-binding protein: MTAPDAQLDVALRDRVVQAMTTVLKRLVGREEPITEDMHMADELGVSSSLGLELLLEVEEQLGIQIDVERMRPDELLTVGELATFIAGHSRPW
- a CDS encoding 3-oxoacyl-[acyl-carrier-protein] synthase III C-terminal domain-containing protein gives rise to the protein MAEPLGLTDIQVRLFRRFHGLDQVRFDPDRSSAELLRAAAEGLAELRGQEHRVRYVVHGRAMPVVVPYPHNPLHDVCRRLGLGHALAFTVTQQSCASGLLAVDLAGRLLAGDPDDDALALVLTGEKAFTRHARLLPGTSLFGEGASACLVSANGRRDRMLSFVCAQRGEFDGEFGDREDEFQRQYRPSLAEVINRAVADAGLVLDDIRLVLPHNVNVVTWQRLCTLMDFPVRRVLLSNVPDNGHLFCTDAFANYRTARERDLLREGDHYLVATVGAGAGATFSAMVFQH
- a CDS encoding glycosyltransferase produces the protein MSRFLLVVLPLQGHLYPMLAIGQELARAGHEVVWCGPEDVLRPLVGPDATVHATGARAYRRYDETGMAGVRAMWDGYLIPFTRFTLGPVDEAVLEHQPDVVVTEQYALAGALVAHRHGVPWATLCTGTLELTPPADLVGFEDYLADKMAQAVAMAGLSDEPIDPRFSPHLVIALMTPGLVGDAVLPDRCVLTGAALGARPNAPDFPWHLWDPDRRHVLVTVGTLVGHMIGDFYDRAAAVLAPMADEVQAIFVTSGVAAESFPANAITAELVPMLELMPKLDAVVCHAGGAVNEALTFGVPMVVAPVRAEQVALARQVARSGAGIEVSVLDVTVAELDAALRAVLDGPDHRRHARRIGAEFAAAGGAATAAAHLVELASGT
- a CDS encoding thioesterase domain-containing protein produces the protein MTTREREDGPVDGSGVKALPAAEEFAWARQRRADIRRAGGVLDLVLPLREGGAGPALFCAPPLVGASWCYLALLPHLAPEHPVHGLQLRGLRRPEPLPVDLAEAARDFADQIRLTQPHGPYHLFGWSIGGNTAHAIAEELERRGHEVGLLVIGDTVPGLPNSLSVADDNLWLVCDFVLRELGYQPVVEPDDPDPVRRMLEVVRGRPGLGLHEWPDRQLLALPHVIRNNLAAAQRHVPGRVRGPVLFLSATEDERSTESKVASWDDHVSTPVDVVEVDCLHEHMLLPAPVARIGAAISARLGGPRVPGTNPKSPEPTAGALESFIATGEPRT
- a CDS encoding class I adenylate-forming enzyme family protein; this encodes MSGANLRTALAQDMRVGAGNVLPMLVEHGADPDTPRMTFDVDVDGIPAWTPLSLRDLTERVAARADWFARKGIGRRDPVAVFVTSAADVFLNFFALNHLGAIPALMNGAMPIEVAAEFVRRLRGVGVLLDADHAALRDHELGVPVLGDAAETGTGDPEQAPPPYRHHDDDPVAITHSSGTTRMPTPVVHSHHSLFAAVRAVRLTEARPHGRVRELSVLPAAHAAGIIVVNQALCNGYELLCLSAQGGPFERSGEVVLDAIERWRPTGVFGFAVTWAELARFDLSKRDLGSVRNWSSTGDCAHEAHIRRLVAVGSHPVWTPDGVVDEPGSKFIDTLGSTEMGHSAFAISHRPGSDRYDRCVGKPYPFAEVALLDVTTGEEVPVGQVGQCGLKSPTLAPGYWNDSTATYRNRLNGYYLTGDLMYRDEEGYYYHLDRANDAVDLGGGEWLYTALSEERVLARCPDVRDCTVLASKQDDGAPVTDVLLVLHEGADPGLDRGEAVRAALGEAVARTVRRVDVVPDEQLTVGPTGKVRKFLMRQRVLADAPHGR